In Narcine bancroftii isolate sNarBan1 chromosome 7, sNarBan1.hap1, whole genome shotgun sequence, the sequence GCAGTGGCTTCTGGGGCATTTTCCTTCGCAGTGGCTTCTGGGGCTGCAGTGGCTTCTGGGGCATTTTCCTTCGCAGTGGCTTCTGGGGCTGCAGTGGCTTCTGGGGCATTTTCCTTCGCAGTGGCTTCTGGGGCTGCAGTGGCTTCTGGGGCATTTTCCTTCGCAGTGGCTTCTGGGGCTGCAGTGGCTTCTGGGGCATTTTCCTTCGCAGTGGCTTCTGGGGCTGCAGTGGCTTCTGGGGCATTTTCCTTCGCAGTGGCTTCTGGGGCTGCAGTGGCTTCTGGGGCATTTTCCTTCGCAGTGGCTTCTGGGGCTGCAGTGGCTTCTGGGGCATTTTCCTTCGCAGTGGCTTCTGGGGCTGCAGTGGCTTCTGGGGCATTTTCCTTCGCAGTGGCTTCTGGGGCTGCAGTGGCTTCTGGGGCATTTTCCTTCGCAGTGGCTTCTGGGGCATTTTCCTTCGCAGTGGCTTCTGGGGCATTTTCCTTCGCAGTGGCTTCTGGGGCATTTTCCTTCGCAGTGGCTTCTGGGGCATTTTCCTTCGCAGTGGCTTCTGGGGCATTTTCCTTCGCAGTGGCTTCTGGGGCATTTTCCTTCGCAGTGGCTTCTGGGGCATTTTCCTTCGCAGTGGCTTCTGGGGCATTTTCCTTCGCAGTGGCTTCTGGGGCATTTTCCTTCGCAGTGGCTTCTGGGGCATTTTCCTTCGCAGTGGCTTCTGGGGCATTTTCCTTCGCAGTGGCTTCTGGGGCATTTTCCTCCGCAGTGGCTTCTGGGGCATTTTCCTTCGCAGTGGCTTCTGGGGCATTTTCCTTCGCAGTGGCTTCTGGGGCATTTTCCTCCGCAGTGGCTTCTGGGGCATTTTCCTTCGCAGTGGCTTCTGGGGCTGCAGTGGCTTCTGGGGCATTTTCCTTCGCAGTGGCTTCTGGGGCTGCAGTGGCTTCTGGGGCATTTTCCTTCGCAGTGGCTTCTGGGGCTGCAGTGGCTTCTGGGGCATTTTCCTTCGCAGTGGCTTCTGGGGCTGCAGTGGCTTCTGGGGCATTTTCCTTCGCAGTGGCTTCTGGGGCTGCAGTGGCTTCTGGGGCATTTTCCTTCGCAGTGGCTTCTGGGGCTGCAGTGGCTTCTGGGGCATTTTCCTTCGCAGTGGCTTCTGGGGCTGCAGTGGCTTCTGGGGCATTTTCCTTCGCAGTGGCTTCTGGGGCTGCAGTGGCTTCTGGGGCATTTTCCTTCGCAGTGGCTTCTGGGGCTGCAGTGGCTTCTGGGGCATTTTCCTTCGCAGTGGCTTCTGGGGCTGCAGTGGCTTCTGGGGCATTTTCCTTCGCAGTGGCTTCTGGGGCTGCAGTGGCTTCTGGGGCATTTTCCTTCGCAGTGGCTTCTGGGGCTGCAGTGGCTTCTGGGGCATTTTCCTTCGCAGTGGCTTCTGGGGCTGCAGTGGCTTCTGGGGCATTTTCCTTCGCAGTGGCTTCTGGGGCTGCAGTGGCTTCTGGGGCATTTTCCTTCGCAGTGGCTTCTGGGGCTGCAGTGGCTTCTGGGGCATTTTCCTTCGCAGTGGCTTCTGGGGCTGCAGTGGCTTCTGGGGCATTTTCCTTCGCAGTGGCTTCTGGGGCTGCAGTGGCTTCTGGGGCATTTTCCTTCGCAGTGGCTTCTGGGGCTGCAGTGGCTTCTGGGGCATTTTCCTTCGCAGTGGCTTCTGGGGCTGCAGTGGCTTCTGGGGCATTTTCCTTCGCAGTGGCTTCTGGGGCTGCAGTGGCTTCTGGGGCATTTTCCTTCGCAGTGGCTTCTGGGGCTGCAGTGGCTTCTGGGGCATTTTCCTTCGCAGTGGCTTCTGGGGCTGCAGTGGCTTCTGGGGCATTTTCCTTCGCAGTGGCTTCTGGGGCTGCAGTGGCTTCTGGGGCATTTTCCTTCGCAGTGGCTTCTGGGGCTGCAGTGGCTTCTGGGGCATTTTCCTTCGCAGTGGCTTCTGGGGCTGCAGTGGCTTCTGGGGCATTTTCCTTCGCAGTGGCTTCTGGGGCTGCAGTGGCTTCTGGGGCATTTTCCTTCGCAGTGGCTTCTGGGGCTGCAGTGGCTTCTGGGGCATTTTCCTTCGCAGTGGCTTCTGGGGCTGCAGTGGCTTCTGGGGCATTTTCCTTCGCAGTGGCTTCTGGGGCTGCAGTGGCTTCTGGGGCATTTTCCTTCGCAGTGGCTTCTGGGGCTGCAGTGGCTTCTGGGGCATTTTCCTTCGCAGTGGCTTCTGGGGCTGCAGTGGCTTCTGGGGCATTTTCCTTCGCAGTGGCTTCTGTTAtcatagtcaagtttattgtcttctgattgctcaagtacaacccAGCAAAACAGTGTCCTCTGTGTAAAACTTgcagactcacaaccagacataacatccatacagacaaacaatatgatATGCAGACAAGTATTTGTACATAAatattattttctaaatgagtctttgatggatttacttgttcagcattctcactgcctatgggacaaaactgttcctcagctggctctgatactcctggacctctttcccaatgggaccaGGTGAAAGATGGTGAGCAGAGTGGAAGGGCTGctcaataattttgtgtaccCTCTTCAGATATCGATCATGGTATATCacatgggggaggggagtggagggaacAATCCTCTTTGCCGCTCCAgaggtcctgtggattaacctctggtccatttctctgcagcaaacagaccacactgatgcagccagacagaatgTTCTCAATAAACCTCCTgtaaaggttgacataatggtgcctGGTatacttgcccacttcagtcttctctggCAGTGTAGATGATGTTGCAATTTCCTGATAAGAGAGGAGAtggttgtgtgtccacaatagttcactagttaagtggactccaaggagctTGGCTCTCTCCATTACAGAGATATTGATGTGAAGTGGAGGGTAGTCCCCCTAAATTCCATTTATCTGGTCCACTTTGAGACTCTCATAAATCTCACAGTCCTCTATTTtggcatttgtggagagagaaaaagggtcAACACTTCTGgtttgtgagtttttttttaaaatctgaagctGCTAAAGTTTGAATTTTTAAGTTGGAGTGAATGGGGGGGGgtaagggtgggggtggggtggacaaGGGTCATATCTTTGACAAGATGCAGATCAAGTGACTGAATGACATGAGTTGTCGTGGTGTTGCTCAGAGAAGATGGTAGAGGCTTGTTATTCACAGCTAATGTCTGAAGCAGCATTGTGTCAATGCAAAGAAACAATCTTCTCCCCCTCAAGTGTAcaaggtaggttaattgggtagcatgtgTTCCATGGGCCACAAGAGTCTTCAATTCATGCTGTAACATTAAAATATTCCACGGAGATGCACATCACTTGGATCCCTGGAGAATCTCATAGTTCCATATTTAAATTTGAGGAAGTTGGCCAAGTAAAGGTCAGAACAGTAAAAATCCCCCGCCCCGTCACTTTCACATGTCCTCTGGTACATGACACCTGGAGCAAAGATTCTCACTGGCTACATTATTATGCCTCTCTTTCGGCTTCtgctgctccagagaaaactacccaagtttgtccaatattTCTGCATAGCTTGTAGCCAGACAGAATCTCTTCTGATCCCTTTCAAAAGCCTCCATATCTTTCTCGtcatggggaagaattacagctAATGCTCCAATTttagcctaaccaaagttttgtatAGCTGCAAGATGACTTCCTTATTCTTGTGCTCAATGCAGCTGAGCATATCCTACACTTCGTTACCACTCTATCTATGCGAGGTCCCTTTCAAGGAGCTTTTGATGTATGTAATCCCTCCCCCCCAACTGAACCCTCTGCACATAAATACCTTTGAGAGTCCTTCCATTAACTGTAGACTTCCCCCTTAAATTTAACTTCCCAGAGTGCAACACCTTGCATTAGTCTGGATTGAACACCATtggccatttctttgcccataacTATaattgatctatatcctgttTCATTTTTTGTGCCATATGCAAGCTTACTAACTCACccatttatttttccatccaAGGCATAGATAAAGATTTATCACAAACAATAGGGGTCCAACACACTGATACCTGCCGAACACCATTGTTGATGGGCCACCAGCTAGAGTAACAGCCTTCCATCAGTACCTTTTGTCTTCTATGGGCAAATCGATGCtgaatccaaactatcaattcaatTCTACATCACTTTGCAAAAGAGTTATTAAGTTATTGTTATTAACCAGACAATTGAGAGCAGTGATAGCAGGGAACTTATCTCGCCTCTGTGCAAGGAAAATGTGAAGGGGTCTTGGGGTATCCTGGTATGATATCAAGGTACAGGTGGATTGGAGACCACTGGAAAAATTGAGCTGTTTGGGACTTGGAGAATGGTAGCTGTTGGAATGTGCAAGGCATCAAGAAGTTTCATGCGGATTGGGGGaaaaatggatttaaaaaaaaaaggaaaaagcgTGTTCTGTCCAACAAGAGGATggcgtggttagtgcaatgctattatatTGTGAACAATCCATGTCAATTCTGCTGCTGGCTATAAGGAGTTTGCTTGTTCCCTCCATGTCATcatgggattcctccaggtgcttctgttttctcatctttcaaaacacactggggttgtaggttatagTACTTGGGGCATTTGGGTCACAtgagcctgttaccaagctgtatgtttaaatttaaaaatgtaagaaCTGGCTAGAATAATCTGTCTCCGAAGCTGTACTTGGCTGGATCTATTTCATTTAAGACCCAATTAAATCCACTATTTGTGTGTCAACCACCTTAAAGGTGTTTCTAAGATATTTTAGGCCAATTCTACAAATTTTTGCAAGGGATTATGTGTGACAGGTTTAGTGCATGAATAAAGTATGGAATTTAATTGATGAGTGCTTTTAAGAAGTTGTGAAATTGATTAATCACAGTAAGTATTCAACAATCAAACCATAATATACATCCTCAATGAGTTCAGTGATCTCCAGGGATTCCAGTCCAGCTTTACAATTGTGCCTGTACCTGTGACTGGTGTATGAGTTCATTGATACACTCATCTTCCCAATCCTGGCTCAGCTGTCTTGTCGATAGCTGCTCTCTTCTGTTACCTTCTCTCAGACCATATCCAAGGAGAGAAGACAACATTCTCTTTTCCTCTATCAAAATTGTCTTGGGCACTCATTATCCCTTGCTATCCACCTCTTGAAATATCTCTGTGCCTTCCTTTCACAGACCACCCCCTACTTGAGACTACTGTTCCCTCTCCCTCAATTTTCATCCTGTTTATTTGGTGGCAACATTCTCCAGTCACTAGAGAGCATCAATTGCACTACGTATATCATTTTGAGGCAACTTTAAAGCTTGCACCTGCTGGTCAAAATGCAAACCACTGCAAGAATTTGCAAAACGTCAATTGGGAATGCTACACTGAAATCAATAATCTCAGTGCCAGCAGGGAGTTACACAGAGAAATGCAATTCTCGCAGTGAAGTTTTTGGTCTTTATGTGACTTTAACAAACAGAGCTGGGATGACCTGTAAGGTGGTTCTAATGCTAATAAAAGGTAGCAAAGCAATTTCTAACTCAGTGAGTGGTAAAATGATCCATTAAAATCTGCTGCCTGCAAGATGATGGAGCTGTTAAATGGGCACTTTGAATCTATTTTCACAGTGAAGGAACAGGACAAAATAATGAGCaaatttaatataatttaataaatGGTAATGAAGAATTCAACCCCTAGAAGGTTTCTTGGAAAGACATTAGGAAAGTCCAGTAGATCGAAGGAAATACTTACATGAAAGTTGTTTATCTTCAGCAGCTCCTCGGTTACCTGTTAgtactgaaaataaaattttgtgTCGGGGTCTCAATGATCCCACTCTATAATCAGAGGTTTGTCACTTGGAGTAACTCTTCAGGGAGTTAGAATTTTTAACATGGACTGGCCTTTCAGTGCAgaatggaggagggggggggggggacattttcAGAtgttaactgaattttaactgccCTCAGACAATAATGTAAATATCCCATGGCACTATTTGATgcttgagattgtctgatctcagaagctaagcagcctctggactggtcagtatttggaggggagactgccgagGAACACAAGGTGCTGAAGTatctgaggggtgctggacaaagtggcgattctgtctgccttacggtgatTTAAAAAGTTAGATTTTCATGTAGGTTACGTTCtaaaaatgtagtattacataacaataatggaacattttttGAAGACCTTCCCCTGTGTAAAAGCCTACAATTTTCCCTCAACAATGTGTGATTATTCATTTAATTCATTGTAGGAAAGTGTCGTGGACAAATTGACCGCTAATGCAACAGTTGCAAATGAATGCTCTGGGTAGGTGATTCAAATGATCATGGGTCCAGGCTACTTCATAAGGCTTTCACGTACCCCAGCCTGCCTGCAGACAAAGTCTTAATGAAGGATTTTGACCTGAAATTACCCATCCTTTTCTCCCACCTCTTCTGCTTGATCCTGTAACAGATATGTTGATAATATTTGAAGTTTACAAAACCCAAGATGTATAATTCTTGGTTACAGGGATAAACTGGCAAACACTATACACTGAGAGAACAAGGGCAGATTTGATGGCCTGAATGACTGACTTCCATTCCTTTCTTATATCTTGTGATGATATTAGTTTGGAAACGCTGAGTGTAGAAGACAAGCTAATAATGAAATAACAATAGGACCACCATGGACGTCAGGACAATGGGTACTTTAAGGGAACAGTATTGGATATATTCAGCCTTGTGGTGGTAGTGATGCAAACCCCAGATCCACCTGCGTGACGGGTGCCACACTTTGCAAAATCAAATGTTGGAACAGTAAAGGTTTTGCAGAACAGACTGAAGCTGTGTGATGTCAGGTCACACAGGAAGAGAGGTGCAAAAAATGTCTGGAGGAGTTAAGAAGAAGACCCCATGGTGCACACAGGAGTAAAACAGTAATCTCtacaaggggtggggggtgggggaaggagttactgctctgtactatatCACAGTAGCCAGAATAGGAGAAGGAGAGTCCCTGTGGGATACACTGGTTTTAGATCTTTGTAAAGtaaagggttgaattacagtcACCAGAATAGCTGCTGTTATGTGACTCCTAACAAAAGGCGACTATGGAAATAAGTGGATTTCGGAAGAGCGACCACTTCTTGAATCCCTTTTGAAGATAAAGGATACAGCCTCATAAAGGAAAGAAACTCTTAGGAAGCTAAGAGGGAGTTGAAGATCACAAATGTGAGAGTttaagaagaaatttcttcttggGAAAATAGCTTAACAAAATTTGTGAGTTTAACAAACACCTTATTACTGcttttaagcaacaatttaaaagaacgATGTTTTGTAATTGTttaatcttgtatttgtatgtgtgagttcttaggcaacacatggatgaaggaaaaggttctttgctttaaagttgatataaacagcaTATGAGGCATGCCATGTGGCTGCAAGCCTCCACTACAGATCTAACATACTGCAGTCTCTGCATCAGCCCCTGCTGACaaccaagtataatcaaatggaagtaataatccttaaggcattgctagttgcaccACAACCATGATCACTCTCATTACAGTAATCACTTCCAAACTACAATTTAATtgaccttcaagttcaacatgACCTTAAAATACTGGGCCTTAAAACTAACTTTTCAGACTCCAGTTTAAACTAAAACAGTTTGGACTCACACATTATGtggttaatagtttaataaaaattattcttTGAATCTTCCCCTGTCCGGTGAATCTTCCATTGATGTTCTTGAATTGGGGCTAATGGGGGTCGGAAAGTTCGTAACAGAcccgttgagttcttccagccaaTTGTGGTTTTTGCTCCAGAATCCAGTGTCTGtagctttttgtgtttttttttaaatgtggaaaaCACTAAATAGATTTCAGGTAAGGAGAGAGATTTGGAGAGGATTTGCAGAAGTTTTTTTTCGCCCAGTGAGTGAAATCTGGAACACTCAGTTAAGGGTGAGAACGAGGTCTTAATAAATTCTCCTTTGACTCCTCCCACTTTCTTCAAATCAGAGGATTAACCATGGGTAGCCTCATGGTGCCCAGCTATCCCTGCCTTTTTGTGGGCTTTTTAGAGCAAATCCATgctacaggcaaggcccctcaacttgtCCTCCGCCGCATTGGGAACTGCATTGCTGCCGCCTcaagcacccatgatgagctcatcaactttattttcTTTGCTGCTTACTTTCACCTGACCCCAGATTCacatggtccatctctggcaacattctcccctttcttggtctctctttctccatctctggAGACCAACTTTCTACGGACATTTTTAAAAACCTACCAACTACCACCACtgcacttcttcacacccagtcccctgtaaggattctattttcTCACCATTCCTCTGTCGTATCTatacccaagatgaggtcttccagtccagatcatatGAAATATTCTCCTTCTTACAAAAGCATggattcccctccaccaccatcaattcatccatttcctgctcattttccctggccccctctgttTTCAAACACACCAAAAACAATATGGCTCTTGTCCTTGTCTACCTCCCCTCTTGCATCCACAtacaacatattatcctccattacctaccacatgatcccaccaccagctaCATCTTCCCCCTCTATTCCCCTTTCTGCATTCCATGAGGATGACTCCCTCcttaactccctcatccactcatttcTTTCCATTAATCGCCcacggcaccttcccctgtggccacagcaaGTGCCACACTAGtgtctacacctcctccctcaccaccacttggaaccccaaacagtctttcctaGTGAACCGACACTTGTGTATCTGcgggagttatctactgcatctgagactcctgttgtggccttctctacatcagagagactggacgcacactaggagatcactttgctgagcaccattGCCCTGTTCACAGGggatcacccagtggccaacGATTTCAATTGCAGAAGTCCCACTCCCATGTTGATATATCTGTCTATAGGCTCATGCACTTGTCAAACCAAgaacacccataaattggaggagcaacacctaattttccatttgggccctccaactggatggtattaacatggacttttccaatttctgcttgcctgctctcttctttctccctttcctttccctttgtcgtctttcctccagctctccaacttcttccctctccactcacagaaccctcccacccttatccatctgctcctcccccacctctctcaccAACACCTCCAACTCCCATGCCCTTTTTGTTTTGcacataccttaatgaagggtttaaggccaaaatgttggttgtaaaTCTTTCTGtgcaatataaagtacagtgtttaacttgctgagtttctccagcattgcttttatttAAACTTCAAATTTTACCTGCTATAAGGCAAGTGAAGAGTTTCCATGACCATTGtctggcacccctaacaataagagaaaaagCAAGcatgagtcccttcagagatgctgagtgtccatggattcacctccaatgtaCCTGCAGCCTCATAGAATTCTTTTCCAGCCATTGGCAAGCTGAGTTCTGGATCCAAACCCCCAAtactatcaggaagccttcaaaagCCACAAACCTTGCACCcacttgaatcctggttctgatatctgCTTCCCAAGCACCAGTCTCCAGCAAGCCACAGATCTGTGTGAGCCCTTTGACCACAACCTGCCAGCAGCCCACAATCTCTGTGACCTTCAActgcagcctatgtgggtccttcagccactgaactCTTTGCTGGTCCATGTCTGTAGTCCCCTTCCTTTAGGGTTATCTCCCAGTcttttccttctcaatgggggtttTTCACCCCTTTCACATGCCCGTCTGCTGCCCCCCTAGAATTGCAACTCCCTGTGTGGTATGCTGCCCAGTACTGGCTCTGCTATCTTCGGCACAGATTCTTGTGATTgcagtatttttcttttaaaaaaagctgaTATGGAGGCGTTGGGATCACAACTGTTCATTTGAACCCTGCAGagcagcattgtctctgctccatgctTTCTCAGGTCCAGGGTAGGGCTGACATTATAGTAGTGCCACCATTTCGTTTTTAAAAGGTTGGGATGTTTTATCAAGAAGATAATAGCTCAATCAAGGGGTGAAGGTAACAGGGGATGGTCCAAGAGGTGATGGGGTAATGAAGAGAAGGCAGAAAAAGTGAAAGGAGAGCCAAGGAGAGGGGTAGAaacttggattaaaaaaaattaagagccctgtggtgcgctgttagacagaatcagacacacacaaggtaaagactgaacaacaggctttaatccacaaatacttccacagagccaggctggctgtggctgcagcaactcagtgtgaggcctcgggaggccggtgcaggcttgtatcccggaggatgattgacacccgactgggtggggcttgatacattcaggccgactgattgacagccggccaggtgttgtcctgtccccttgcactcctacaggtacagaggtttccccctgcagtaggctggtggtgtaccaccacaagccCTAACTGAGTAGGGCCCATGCATGGATTTGGAGGAAATGGGAGGAGTGGAGGGAGAAATGCAAGAACAAGTGGATAAGAATGTTAGCAGATGAGGATTGAAGAGCGTATTCTGCATTCAAGAAAGGAGGAAAGGGCACTGAGGCCATCCTGATGGGTAGTGGGTATAGCATATCCATCTAAACGATGACACTGAGTGGGTATAGCATATTCATCTAAACGATGACACTGAGGCATTGAAAAATTTGAATTCTTCAGAGGTGTAAAGTGTGAGTGAtgtcccagatgtaggtgggaAAGTTGAATGCCCAGTGCAGTCCCAGAGGTAGCCACCACCTTTCAGATGAAACTTCAAGGCCTTTTTTAGTAGCCTCTGGATACCAAGGATCCAGTGGCTCTCTTTATTAAGAGGTATTCTGTCTAATATCTATCCTTCAAAATGTTGAAGGAGAATGGGCCTCCCTCAATCTAGACCTTGCCTTGCATTCAGCTCTCACTGAATTGTTCCAGTTACACCTTCCCAGCTTTGTGACTGTGGCCAATCCTTGTAGCAGAATGGTTCTCGAGTCCCCCTTGAGTCACAGCAGAGAAGATCAAGGTTCCACCTATTATGATGAGTGATATTTGGAAGCAGATAAGGTATTAAATTATTGAGGGAGGAAAAAATTAAAGGCTAGAATGATAAATTCATTAAAAATGCATCTGATTTATGGAAATGAATgtaaaatgtatgttttttttttaaactgctgttAAAAAGCCTTCAGTTTTTTAATGAAGTTGTTGATTCAATTAAAATGGCCTGGTACCAGGTGCATTAGCTTACGTATCGTAGGTTGAGAGGCCAGATGTAATGTGCACCTACTTCAGTTATTTCTGGAACTGATTCAAGGGACAGAGAGGCAGTCTGGTGCATCTTACCACCTGCTTTTACATTGCTGTTTTAGGAAAGTAGAACACAAAATAGATAAATGTCAGCTTGTAACTCAACCTGGCCAATTATCTGGCTATTATCATTTTGCTGTTGGTGGGAACATGTAAATTGACTTGCAGTGACCACACCTCAAATGATTACGGAGGTTTAAAGGGGATGTGGAAGAAGCCACACAAATTCAAATGGAGATTGTTTCCACTTGTGGGGGCATCTAGAAACTGGA encodes:
- the LOC138740076 gene encoding proteoglycan 4-like — encoded protein: MITEATAKENAPEATAAPEATAKENAPEATAAPEATAKENAPEATAAPEATAKENAPEATAAPEATAKENAPEATAAPEATAKENAPEATAAPEATAKENAPEATAAPEATAKENAPEATAAPEATAKENAPEATAAPEATAKENAPEATAAPEATAKENAPEATAAPEATAKENAPEATAAPEATAKENAPEATAAPEATAKENAPEATAAPEATAKENAPEATAAPEATAKENAPEATAAPEATAKENAPEATAAPEATAKENAPEATAAPEATAKENAPEATAAPEATAKENAPEATAAPEATAKENAPEATAAPEATAKENAPEATAAPEATAKENAPEATAAPEATAKENAPEATAAPEATAKENAPEATAAPEATAKENAPEATAAPEATAKENAPEATAAPEATAKENAPEATAAPEATAKENAPEATAAPEATAKENAPEATAAPEATAKENAPEATAAPEATAKENAPEATAEENAPEATAKENAPEATAKENAPEATAEENAPEATAKENAPEATAKENAPEATAKENAPEATAKENAPEATAKENAPEATAKENAPEATAKENAPEATAKENAPEATAKENAPEATAKENAPEATAKENAPEATAKENAPEATAAPEATAKENAPEATAAPEATAKENAPEATAAPEATAKENAPEATAAPEATAKENAPEATAAPEATAKENAPEATAAPEATAKENAPEATAAPEATAKENAPEATAAPEATAKENAPEATAAPEATAKENAPEATAKENAPEATAKENAPEATAKENAPEATAKENAPEACKKKH